The Microbulbifer sp. YPW1 genome contains the following window.
AGCCGCTGCTCCACGCCGGCAGCTGGGGGCTATTCCAGCCCTGCACCGCAAAGCTGAGCGCACCGGCAATGGCGATGGGCAAGCCGCAGGCGGCAGAGGTCGCGACGGCCCGCTGCATGACCACATGACAGCGCGACAGGAACGGCACGGTAAGTGAGCCCCCACCGATACCGAATATCGCGGAGATCCAGCCGATAAAGCCTCCGGCAATGGAAAGCCCCACCCTGCCCGGCACCTTCTCGCCGTCCGTAGGCAATTGCGACTTGCGCAGCCCGTCCAGCCACATTTTCAATGCAATACCCACGGCAAATACGCCAATCAGCAGCTGCAACCAGGCGCCGCTGAGCCAGTCTGCAGTGACGCCGCCAATCCAGGAACCGAGCAGGATACCCGGGGCCATGGCGGCAACAATTTTCCAGTCCACCGCGCGCTTGCCGTGGTGGGTACGGATGGAGCTGATGGAGGTAATGATGATGGTGGCGAGGGAGGTGCCCACCGCCATATGGGTGAGGATGTCCGGAGGAATACCCTGGGCGGTAAACACCAGCACCAGCGCCGGCACGATGATGAGTCCGCCACCGACACCGAACAGACCCGCAATGGTGCCCGCGCCCATCCCTACCAGCAGGTAAATCAACAACACTTCCACAGTGCGCTCCCCTTCCGCAAAATCTTGATTTTTTTAATGCAAAAAAAACGGTGGCATATAGCCACCGTTTTCGGTCACCTGCAAGCAGGTCTAGCGAACCGGGAGGAATTACTCCTCGCCAGTCGCCTCATCCGCTTCCGCTGCTGCGTCTGCGTTGGCTTCCTTGATGGACAGCTTGATACGGCCACGCTGGTCTACATCCAGAACCTTGACCTTAACCATCTGGCCTTCGCTCAGGTAGTCGGTAACCGCGTTTACGCGCTCTTCGGCGATCTGGGAAATGTGTACCAGACCGTCTTTACCCGGCAGGAAGTTGACGAATGCGCCGAAGTCGACGATACGTACAACCTTACCTTCGTAGATGGCACCGATCTCGGCTTCCGCAGTGATTTCCTCAATACGGGTAACTGCCGCTTCCAGGCTCTCACCATCTTCACCGAATACCTTGATGCTGCCATCGTCTTCGATGTCGATGGAGGCACCGGTTTCTTCGGTAATAGAGCGAATGGTGGCTCCGCCCTTGCCGATCACGTCGCGGATCTTGTCCGGATGAATCTTCAGGGTTGCGTAGCGCGGAGCATTCTCGTTCACCACGGAACGGGACTCGCCGATCACCTTGTTCATCTCTGCCAGGATGTGCAGACGCGCGTGCAGGGCCTGCTCCAGCGCAGTTTCCATGATCTCTTCGGTGATACCTTCGATCTTGATGTCCATCTGCAGCGCAGTCACACCAGAAGCGGTACCCGCTACCTTGAAGTCCATGTCGCCCAGGTGGTCTTCGTCACCCAGGATATCGGTCAGAACCGCGAAGCCTTCGTCTTCTTTTACCAGGCCCATAGCGATACCGGCTACCGGTGCTTTCAGCGGTACACCCGCGTCCATCAGCGCCAGGCTGGAACCACACACGGAAGCCATGGAGCTGGAACCGTTGGATTCGGTGATCTCGGAAACCACACGCAGGGTGTAGGGGAATTCTTCCGGGTCCGGCAGTACTGCTGCGATACCGCGACGGGCCAGGCGGCCGTGGCCGATTTCGCGACGACCGGTAGCGCCTACACGACCCGCTTCACCTACAGAGTAGGGAGGGAAGTTGTAGTGCAGCATGAAGTAGTCTTTACGCTCGCCTTCCAGCGCGTCGATGATCTGTGCATCGCGGGTTGCGCCGAGGGTGGAAACGACCAGAGCCTGGGTTTCACCGCGGGTGAACAGCGCAGAGCCGTGGCCCTTCGGCAGTACGCCAACTTCTACGGAGATAGGACGCACGGTCTTGGTGTCGCGACCGTCGATACGGGGCTCGCCACGTACCACTGCGCCACGTACAGTTTTCTTTTCCAGCTTGCCGAAGTAGCTCTTAACGGTGCCTTCATCCAGCTCGTCAGAAGACAGTGCTTCGGCGGCTTCGCTGCGCAGTTCCGCCAGGCGGGTGGTACGCTGCTGCTTGTCGGTGATTTTGTACGCTTCGGCTACTTTCTCGCCGAACTGAGCTTCCAGCGCGGACTTCAGCTCTTCGTTCACCGCTTCCGGCTGCCAGTCCCAAGTGGGCTTGCCAGCTTCGGCTTTCAGCTCTTCACAGACTTTAACAACGGCCTGCATTTCCTGGTGGGCAAACAGTACCGCGCCCAGCATGATGTCTTCCGGCAGCTCTTTTGCTTCGGATTCAACCATCAGGACCGCGTCTTTGGTGCCGGCCACAACCATGTCCAGCTCGGAACCTTTCAGCTCGCTGTAACGGGGGTTCAGCAGGTAGCCGTCTTTCTCGGTGTAACCCACACGCGCCGCGCCAATCGGGCCGCCGAAGGGAATGCCGGATACAGACAGTGCTGCAGAGGTACCGATCATGCCGGCGATATCCGGATCCACGTCTTTTTCCGCAGACAGTACGGTGATCATCACCTGTACTTCGTTCATGAAACCGTTCGGGAACAGCGGGCGGATCGGGCGGTCGATCAGACGGGAGGTCAGAGTTTCTTTCTCGGACGGGCGGCCTTCACGCTTGAAGAAGCCACCGGGAATCTTGCCGGCCGCATAGGCCTTCTCTACATAGTGTACGGACAGCGGGAAGAAGCTCTGGTCTGGCTTGGCTTCCTTGGCACCGACAACGGTACACAGCACAACAGTTTCACCCATGGTGACCAGCGCTGCGCCGGTTGCCTGGCGTGCGATACGGCCGGTCTCGATGGTGACCTGGTCTTTTCCGTACTGGAAGGTTTTGGTTACTGGATTCACTAGTATCTTTCCTGTTTCCTTTGCGTGCTGGCCCATTCCAGCAACGCTTTGCCTACAAGTGATGAGCAAACAGTCTGCTCATCCTGCGCTGCGCGCCCAAATAGCGGACCACACAAACGCCAAAATCCGCTGACGGTTACCCGACAGCGGAAATTGTTTCGGGCTTTCGCCCTCAGTCACTGACAACTGCAATTGCGCAATCATTATGTCAGAAACCTGAATTCTATATAGAACAATGCCCGCCATGGGGCGGGCATTGCAGGGTCTTAGCGACGCAGGCCGAGCTTGGCGATCAGCTGTGCGTAACGGTTCAGATCCTTGCGCTTCAGGTAGTCCAGCAGCTTACGACGCTGGTTTACCATGCGGATCAGACCACGACGGGAGTGGTGGTCTTGCTTGTGAGAAGCAAAGTGACCCTGAAGCTTGTTGATGTTGGCAGTCAGCAGGGCTACCTGAACTTCCGGAGAACCGGTATCACCTTCAGACTGGCCGTGCTCTTTCAGGATGGCTGCTTTTTCGTTTGCAGACAGTGCCATAACGAATTACCTCGTTCGTAACATGCTTTAAAGATCCGGCTGGCCCGTGCATGTTTACAGACCAGCTAGTCATCGTATTACCCGCCCTCACCTGTAACCAGGCTATTGCGGGTTATTTTACCAACCGACGGGGTGCAACCCGTCCGTCATCAGTAATCTCTCCAACGCCTAGAAATTCACCACTTTCCAGGAAGAGGCGCACCATATCACCTTCGTCGCCCAAGCGATAGACCTGCAGATCCATTACCGGTTGCCCCTGACGCAGATAGTAACCGGTGTCGTCGGACAGGATCATTTTGGGCAGGCCGGAGGCGGGAGAATCCGCCGGCAGCAGGTGGTGATCCAGCACTTCGGCGCGGTCTTCACCCCGTTCCTCGGTCAGCTCATCCAGGGTGATCGCATCATCTTCATGGTAAGGACCGGCGGCACTGCGGTGCAGCTTCTCGACAAATGCCCCCACACCCAGCGCCTTGCCCAGATCCTCGGCGAGGCTGCGCACATAGGTACCCTTTGAGCAGTGCACTTCGACCTCCGCGCGCGGCATCTTGTCCGGCGACTGGTCAGCAGGGATGAAATTCAGCAATTCGTAGGAGTAGATTTCCACTTCCCGTGGCTCGCGCTCCACTTCGATCCCCTGGCGGGCCAGTTTGTACAGCGGCTGGCCCTTGTGCTTGAGCGCGGAATACATGGAAGGCACCTGACTGATGGTGCCGCGGAACGGCACCATGGCGTCGCGCACCTGCTGCTCGGTGACCCCGGAGGCATCGCTGGTAGCGACCACATTGCCGTCGGCATCGCCGGTTTCGGTGGTCATCCCGAGGCAAAAGGTACTGCGATAGCGCTTGTCGGCATCCAGCAGGTACTGGGAGAACTTGGTCGCCTCACCGAAACAGATCGGCAGCACGCCGGTGGCCAGAGGGTCCAGCGCGCCGGTATGCCCCGCGCGATTGGCGAAAAACAGTCGTTTGGCTTTCTGCAGAGCGTCGTTGGCGGATATACCGGTGGGCTTGTTCAGCAACAAGACACCGTCGATCTGCCGGCCCCATTTTGGTCTGCGGCCCATCAGTCGTCGCTATCTTTTTCGCTGTCTTGGTCGTTTTCCGGGTCGCTATCGCCAGCCTTGCTCTGGTCGGACTGGACCGCCTTGTCGATCAGCGCCGAGAGGTGCTGGCCGCGCACGGAGGTCTCGTCATAGCGGAAATGCAGACGGGGAATGGTGCGAATCTGGATCTCTTTGGCGAGCTGGGTACGCAGGAAGCCTGCGGCCTTGTTCAGCGCGGCCATGGAGATATCGATCTTGCTGCGGTCGTCCTCCCCTACCAGGGTAACAAAGACCTTGGCGGTGGCGAGATCGCGACTCACTTCCACGTCGTTGACATTGACCATGCCTACGCGCGGGTCGCGCACTTCGTGCTGGATCAGACGGGCCAGTTCGCGACGCATTGCGTCGGCTACCCGGTCAGCACGGTGGAATTCTTTAGCCATTTTTTACCTATCCAGAATGGCGGTTCGCCTGTAGCCAGGCCCCTTCAACTATTGTTGTAGGAACCTGCCTGCAGGCGAACAAATCAGCGCCCCGGACTGTGCCGGGGCAACGGGCTATTACAGTTCGCGGGCTACCTTGACGATATCGTAGACCTCGATCTGGTCGCCGGCTTTGACGTCATTGTAGTCTTTAACGCCGATACCACATTCCATACCGTTGCGAACTTCCTGCACGTCGTCTTTGAAGCGACGCAGGGATTCCAGTTCGCCCTGGTAGATCACCACGTTGTCGCGCAGTACGCGGATCGGCTTGTTGCGGTGTACGGTACCTTCGGTAACCATACAGCCGGCAATCGCACCGAACTTCGGCGAACGGAACACGTCGCGCACCTGGGCGATACCGACAATCTCTTCGCGCAGCTCCGGATCCAGCATGCCGGACAGGGCCTGCTTCACTTCGTCCAGCAGGTTGTAGATCACGCTGTAGTAACGGATTTCAACGCTTTCGGTCTCGGCCAGTTTACGCGCAGCCACGTCGGCACGCGTATTGAAGCCGATAACAATAGCGCCGGAGGTCAACGCCAGGTTGATGTCGTTCTCGGCGATACCGCCGACACCGCTGGAAACCACATTGACCGAAACTTCCTCGTTGCCGATTTCCGCCAGTGCAGACAGGATGGCTTCCAGAGAGCCGCGCACGTCCGCCTTGATCACAACCGGCAATACTTTCTTCTCGCCAGCTTCCATGTCCGCAAACATGTTTTCCAGCTTGGCCGCCTGCTGGCGCTGCATGCGCTCGCGACGTTCTTTGTCGGCGCGCTGCTCGGCCACTTCACGGGCCTTGCGCTCGTCGGCAACGACCAGGAACTCATCACCGGCATTCGGCGTGGTGTCGAGACCCAGCAGCTCTACCGGAGTGGAGGGGCCAGCTTCCTTCACGGATTTGCCCAGCTCGTTGGTCATGGCGCGAACACGGCCGTAGCTCTGGCCCGCCAGCACGATATCGCCGCGCTTCAGCTCGCCGTTCTGAACCAGCAGGGTAGCGACAACACCGCGGCCTTTTTCCAGGCGGGATTCGATCACAACACCACTGGCCGGTACGCTTACCTTGGCCTTCAGCTCCAGCATTTCGGACTGCAGGGAAACCGCTTCCAACAGCTCGTCGATGCCCTGGCCGGTATGCGCAGACACTTCGATAAACTGAGTGTCGCCGCCCCAGTCTTCCGGGATCACGTCTTTGGCTGCCAGCTCGTTCTTCACACGATCCGGGTCCGCCGATTCCTTGTCGCACTTGTTGATGGCGACAACCAGCGGTACGCCCGCCGCTTTGGAGTGGGCAACGGCCTCTTCGGTCTGCGGCATGACGCCGTCGTCCGCGGCCACTACCAGGATAACCACGTCGGTCGCCTTGGCACCGCGGGCGCGCATGGCGGTGAACGCCGCGTGTCCCGGGGTATCCAGGAAGGCGATCTCGCCCTGGCTGGTTTTTACCCGGTAGGCACCGATGTGCTGGGTAATGCCGCCGGCTTCACCGGAGGCCACCTTGGTTTTACGGATGTAGTCGAGCAGCGAGGTTTTACCGTGGTCGACGTGACCCATAACGGTAACAACCGGCGCGCGGCTGACTTCTTCGCCTTCCACATCCTGAGACTGGGCAACGAGCTTCTCTTCCAGCTCGTTTTCAGAGCGCAGAACCACTTTGTGGCCCATCTCTTCGACGATCAGGCTCGCGGTGTCGCGATCCAGGCTCTGGTTAATGGTGACCATTTCGCCCATTTTCATCAGACGCTTGATCAGCTCACCGGCTTTGATATTCAACTGCTTGGCGAGCTCGCCGACGGTGATCGTCTCGCCCAGTTGTACTTCGTACACTTGCTTTCCTGTCGGCTTCTTGAAGCCGTGTGTGTTCTTTACTTTCAGCGTCGGGCGAGACAGGGAGCGGGTGCTGCGTTTCTCGTCCTCGGTTTCGAAGGCTTCCAGCGCAGCATCGTACAGAGAAGTCTTGCTCGACTTCTTGGGGCCACTCTTACCGCGACGGCTGCGGCGCTTGCGCGGCTCGTCGTCATCGCGGTCTTCAGTAGTCGCTTCCTGCTTACGGCGCAAGGAAGGCTTGGCCGCGGCACCGGCACCGGCAGTGGTGTCTGCAGCGGGCGCCTGCTTGGCTTTCTCGGCACGGTCTTTCTGTTCTTGCTCAAGGCGTGCACGCTCCGCTTCTACGCGGGCTTTTTTCTCTTCCAGCTCGGCCGCTTCACGCTCGTTTTCTTTCTTACGGCGCTCCATGGCGGCAATACGCATGGCTTCGATGTCATCGACATAGCTGGAACGGATGGGGGCAGGCTCAGGCTTGGGCGCAGGCTTCGCTTCCGGCTTCGGCTCAGGCTTGGCTTCAACAGGCTCTTCGGCTTTCTCGGGCTGGGCCGCAGCCTCTTCCGCAGCCTTGGCTTCCGCTTCGGCTTTGGCAGCCGCTTCGGCTTCCTGCTTGGCCTTGGCTTCTTCTTCAGCCTTCGCTTTGGCTTCTGCCTCAGCGGCTTCCTGCTCTGCGCGGGCGCGCTCAGCAGCTGCCTTTTCCGCTGCTGCCAGCTCTTCTTCCGCCTTCTGCAGCGCAGAAGTATCCAGCTCAGCTTCCTGCTCTTCGGTTTCAGCGCGCTTCACGTAAGTGCGCTTCTTGCGCACTTCCACATTGACGGTCTTGCGGCCGGTGCCAGATCCGGTCTTGAGCGTCGTGGTGGTTTTGCGCTTGAGGGTAATCTTTTTGGGTGCAGCTGCTTGCTCCCCGTGACTACTTTTAAGGAAGTTGAGCAGGACCTGCTTCTCTTCTGCGGATACGGGCGCATCTGCTGAAGTGTGGGGCAAACCCGCTTCCTGCATCTGCTTGAGCAGACGCTCTTCGGTGGCACCAACCGATTTGGCGAGTTCGCTAACTGTTACTTCGGCCATTCTCTCTCCTAAAAAGTCGCTTGTGGCGGAGCAGCATCAATTCATTTTACTGCTCCACCCTTAGCCTGCTTTGGCAGGCAATTCGGGACGCGCACATCATAGCTGTGCGCAGGGCCGGGCTCTCGCCCGGCGCTCGGGCATTAAGCCTCTTGATCACTGTCGTCGGCGAACCAGGGCTCGCGAGCTTTCATGATCAGCGCGGCAGCGCGTTCTTGGTCCATACCTTCAATGTCCAGCAGGTCGTCCACGGCCTGCTCTGCCAGATCTTCCATGGAAGCTACACCACGGCTGGCCAGCTGGAACGCCAGCTGGCGATCCATGCCTTCCATGTTCAGCAGGTCTTCCTGCGGCTCGGACGCATCCAGCTCTTCTTCAGACGCCAGCGCCTGGGTCAGCAGGGCGTCTTTGGCGCGGGCGCGCAGTTCTTCGGCGATTTCCTCGTCGAAGCCTTCGATACCCAGCATTTCTTCCAGCGGTACGTAGGCCACTTCCTCAAGGGAGGTGAAGCCTTCGTCTACCAGAACGCCAGCCACGTCTTCGTCGATATCCAGACGCTCCATGAAGG
Protein-coding sequences here:
- a CDS encoding sulfite exporter TauE/SafE family protein, whose translation is MEVLLIYLLVGMGAGTIAGLFGVGGGLIIVPALVLVFTAQGIPPDILTHMAVGTSLATIIITSISSIRTHHGKRAVDWKIVAAMAPGILLGSWIGGVTADWLSGAWLQLLIGVFAVGIALKMWLDGLRKSQLPTDGEKVPGRVGLSIAGGFIGWISAIFGIGGGSLTVPFLSRCHVVMQRAVATSAACGLPIAIAGALSFAVQGWNSPQLPAWSSGYIYWPAFLGIVLASTWFARFGALLAHRLSPQLLKNCFAGLLFIIGARFIWLNYAVLAS
- the pnp gene encoding polyribonucleotide nucleotidyltransferase: MNPVTKTFQYGKDQVTIETGRIARQATGAALVTMGETVVLCTVVGAKEAKPDQSFFPLSVHYVEKAYAAGKIPGGFFKREGRPSEKETLTSRLIDRPIRPLFPNGFMNEVQVMITVLSAEKDVDPDIAGMIGTSAALSVSGIPFGGPIGAARVGYTEKDGYLLNPRYSELKGSELDMVVAGTKDAVLMVESEAKELPEDIMLGAVLFAHQEMQAVVKVCEELKAEAGKPTWDWQPEAVNEELKSALEAQFGEKVAEAYKITDKQQRTTRLAELRSEAAEALSSDELDEGTVKSYFGKLEKKTVRGAVVRGEPRIDGRDTKTVRPISVEVGVLPKGHGSALFTRGETQALVVSTLGATRDAQIIDALEGERKDYFMLHYNFPPYSVGEAGRVGATGRREIGHGRLARRGIAAVLPDPEEFPYTLRVVSEITESNGSSSMASVCGSSLALMDAGVPLKAPVAGIAMGLVKEDEGFAVLTDILGDEDHLGDMDFKVAGTASGVTALQMDIKIEGITEEIMETALEQALHARLHILAEMNKVIGESRSVVNENAPRYATLKIHPDKIRDVIGKGGATIRSITEETGASIDIEDDGSIKVFGEDGESLEAAVTRIEEITAEAEIGAIYEGKVVRIVDFGAFVNFLPGKDGLVHISQIAEERVNAVTDYLSEGQMVKVKVLDVDQRGRIKLSIKEANADAAAEADEATGEE
- the rpsO gene encoding 30S ribosomal protein S15; translated protein: MALSANEKAAILKEHGQSEGDTGSPEVQVALLTANINKLQGHFASHKQDHHSRRGLIRMVNQRRKLLDYLKRKDLNRYAQLIAKLGLRR
- the truB gene encoding tRNA pseudouridine(55) synthase TruB, which produces MGRRPKWGRQIDGVLLLNKPTGISANDALQKAKRLFFANRAGHTGALDPLATGVLPICFGEATKFSQYLLDADKRYRSTFCLGMTTETGDADGNVVATSDASGVTEQQVRDAMVPFRGTISQVPSMYSALKHKGQPLYKLARQGIEVEREPREVEIYSYELLNFIPADQSPDKMPRAEVEVHCSKGTYVRSLAEDLGKALGVGAFVEKLHRSAAGPYHEDDAITLDELTEERGEDRAEVLDHHLLPADSPASGLPKMILSDDTGYYLRQGQPVMDLQVYRLGDEGDMVRLFLESGEFLGVGEITDDGRVAPRRLVK
- the rbfA gene encoding 30S ribosome-binding factor RbfA, with protein sequence MAKEFHRADRVADAMRRELARLIQHEVRDPRVGMVNVNDVEVSRDLATAKVFVTLVGEDDRSKIDISMAALNKAAGFLRTQLAKEIQIRTIPRLHFRYDETSVRGQHLSALIDKAVQSDQSKAGDSDPENDQDSEKDSDD
- the infB gene encoding translation initiation factor IF-2 produces the protein MAEVTVSELAKSVGATEERLLKQMQEAGLPHTSADAPVSAEEKQVLLNFLKSSHGEQAAAPKKITLKRKTTTTLKTGSGTGRKTVNVEVRKKRTYVKRAETEEQEAELDTSALQKAEEELAAAEKAAAERARAEQEAAEAEAKAKAEEEAKAKQEAEAAAKAEAEAKAAEEAAAQPEKAEEPVEAKPEPKPEAKPAPKPEPAPIRSSYVDDIEAMRIAAMERRKKENEREAAELEEKKARVEAERARLEQEQKDRAEKAKQAPAADTTAGAGAAAKPSLRRKQEATTEDRDDDEPRKRRSRRGKSGPKKSSKTSLYDAALEAFETEDEKRSTRSLSRPTLKVKNTHGFKKPTGKQVYEVQLGETITVGELAKQLNIKAGELIKRLMKMGEMVTINQSLDRDTASLIVEEMGHKVVLRSENELEEKLVAQSQDVEGEEVSRAPVVTVMGHVDHGKTSLLDYIRKTKVASGEAGGITQHIGAYRVKTSQGEIAFLDTPGHAAFTAMRARGAKATDVVILVVAADDGVMPQTEEAVAHSKAAGVPLVVAINKCDKESADPDRVKNELAAKDVIPEDWGGDTQFIEVSAHTGQGIDELLEAVSLQSEMLELKAKVSVPASGVVIESRLEKGRGVVATLLVQNGELKRGDIVLAGQSYGRVRAMTNELGKSVKEAGPSTPVELLGLDTTPNAGDEFLVVADERKAREVAEQRADKERRERMQRQQAAKLENMFADMEAGEKKVLPVVIKADVRGSLEAILSALAEIGNEEVSVNVVSSGVGGIAENDINLALTSGAIVIGFNTRADVAARKLAETESVEIRYYSVIYNLLDEVKQALSGMLDPELREEIVGIAQVRDVFRSPKFGAIAGCMVTEGTVHRNKPIRVLRDNVVIYQGELESLRRFKDDVQEVRNGMECGIGVKDYNDVKAGDQIEVYDIVKVAREL